A window of the Nitrospirota bacterium genome harbors these coding sequences:
- a CDS encoding SDR family oxidoreductase, producing MNNLTDSIALVTGAGSGIGRATALELARAGCHLVLNDIRRESLESVEKEIQAMGRRTLALVADVSVQEQAEGMCQAALKHFGKVDVLVNNAGVAVNGRIEDLPLEDWRWIMNINVWAHIYTVRSLLPHMLERKSGHLVHLASAAGLLAPSMLIAYNVTKFAVVGLAETLAADLHGTGVGVTVVCPAFVNTPIFKAARYAGSAPEQATMKQIGKQVLDRGIPPEAVAAKIVKAIRKNRFLLLPHPWVRFAMWVRALFPQRAVAANSRLGQIVRSRSEQAQAK from the coding sequence ATGAATAATCTTACAGACAGCATTGCGTTGGTCACGGGCGCCGGGAGCGGGATCGGACGCGCCACCGCTTTGGAGTTGGCTCGCGCCGGTTGCCACCTCGTATTGAACGACATCCGCCGGGAGTCCCTGGAGTCCGTCGAGAAGGAGATCCAGGCCATGGGTCGCCGGACCTTGGCGCTCGTGGCCGACGTGTCGGTTCAGGAGCAGGCCGAGGGGATGTGCCAGGCCGCTTTGAAACATTTCGGGAAGGTGGACGTGCTGGTCAACAACGCGGGTGTGGCCGTCAACGGACGGATTGAGGATCTCCCGCTTGAAGACTGGCGATGGATCATGAACATCAACGTCTGGGCCCATATCTACACCGTGCGGTCCCTGCTGCCCCACATGCTCGAAAGAAAGAGCGGACACTTGGTCCACCTTGCTTCGGCGGCGGGCCTTCTCGCGCCGAGCATGCTTATCGCGTACAACGTAACCAAGTTTGCCGTCGTCGGTCTGGCCGAAACCCTTGCGGCGGACCTCCACGGGACGGGAGTTGGGGTGACGGTGGTCTGTCCCGCATTCGTAAACACGCCGATTTTCAAAGCCGCCCGGTATGCCGGCTCGGCACCGGAGCAGGCCACAATGAAACAGATTGGAAAACAGGTGCTGGACCGTGGGATTCCACCGGAGGCGGTGGCGGCGAAGATCGTGAAGGCCATTCGCAAGAACCGGTTCCTTCTCCTCCCGCATCCCTGGGTGCGATTTGCCATGTGGGTGCGGGCACTCTTTCCCCAGCGGGCCGTGGCCGCGAACAGCCGCCTCGGTCAAATCGTGCGATCACGATCCGAGCAGGCTCAGGCGAAGTAA